CAAGCTACATGATACTGATCATCATCAAATGCAAGGATACAAATCCCTGCTTGTGCAAGATCCTCACCCGAGTACCGTCCAAGTCTTTCATAGCATCCAGCATGCTTTCTTTCGGGAAAATGTAATGCAATTCCTGTGACAATTTCATCTGACTTCAATGTCGTCTTTTTGGGACCTGCAAACCATTCTGTAATCGGTACAATCCTATCTTTCGAAGCACTTCTGACAATGACATCGGCATCATATACGAGCAAGATCGGTGCAGAATCAGCTGACGGGACAGCAGAGCAGATATTACCTATCATTGTTGCCCTGTTGCGGATTCCCATCGATGCAACGGTTAAGGACATTTCCTTGATCAAGGGAAAATATCTTTGAATAATCTCTGATTCAATCAATTCTGAGAACGTAATACATGCACCGATGAAAAGGATATTCTCATC
This portion of the Candidatus Cloacimonadota bacterium genome encodes:
- a CDS encoding xanthine dehydrogenase family protein subunit M, producing MSILHDFEYYNPRNIEEVLQLRAEYRDKTRILAGGTDLVVQMKDNIIAPDVVIDIKGIEAFHEITFDENILFIGACITFSELIESEIIQRYFPLIKEMSLTVASMGIRNRATMIGNICSAVPSADSAPILLVYDADVIVRSASKDRIVPITEWFAGPKKTTLKSDEIVTGIALHFPERKHAGCYERLGRYSGEDLAQAGICILAFDDDQYHVACCAVGPIPKRLYHIEEFLNGKVIDQNVIQEAKQIMLNNIFPISDVRASKEYREHMMGIMLERGLMKAVSRLHGGENA